A genome region from Euphorbia lathyris chromosome 4, ddEupLath1.1, whole genome shotgun sequence includes the following:
- the LOC136226060 gene encoding late embryogenesis abundant protein 1-like, producing the protein MANMQQSFDAGQTKTSAEEKASQITENVQDKAQVARDKTTDNAQHAKEDPSGFLQQTGESVKNMAQGAVDGVKNTLGINDQTKK; encoded by the exons ATGGCAAACATGCAGCAAAGCTTCGATGCTGGCCAAACCAAAACCAGTGCCGAA GAAAAGGCAAGCCAAATTACTGAAAATGTTCAAGACAAGGCACAAGTAGCTAGGGACAAAACTACTGATAACGCCCAACATGCCAAGGAAGATCCCAGCGGTTTCTTGCAGCAG ACTGGAGAATCAGTGAAGAACATGGCTCAGGGAGCAGTGGATGGTGTGAAGAACACACTTGGCATCAATGATCAAACCAAGAAATGA